One region of Salinirubrum litoreum genomic DNA includes:
- a CDS encoding substrate-binding domain-containing protein → MTQKPSKQGEGVSRRKFVIASGAATGAAALAGCTGGGGSEETESSGGSSGGDSDSGSDSGMEETESSGMDTSPLESGGSSTVYPIAREASSYWNANRPASDSEYWPHDEYGIDTDLALADYWASLYGYEPSGEGEPPFTVSVALSHSGTGVEKVRDGQLDLGNSSGNVEDELPDRESYDDFVDHVVGVDGQPLVVSQEIADAGVEQITGDQLKDLYKGRISNWSELGGPDREIQVLGRVKGSGTRTSFVANVFGNPEEDTTVANRYGQNQRLAQAIAQADNAISYLALAFLDTDGVSPIALEWEGTTYAYGDDENGLDSTDYPLSRDLHMYSWQGTSNKEAAFLNMIFSEFGQERFVAPNNYFTLGARRLEEERAKLPDQV, encoded by the coding sequence ATGACGCAGAAACCGTCGAAGCAGGGCGAGGGCGTTTCGCGGCGTAAGTTCGTGATCGCGTCGGGTGCGGCAACCGGTGCTGCTGCACTCGCTGGATGTACCGGTGGCGGTGGCTCGGAGGAGACCGAGAGCAGTGGTGGCAGCTCGGGCGGCGACTCCGACTCCGGCTCCGACAGCGGCATGGAAGAGACCGAGTCCTCCGGAATGGACACGAGTCCGCTCGAATCCGGCGGCTCCTCGACCGTCTACCCCATCGCACGCGAGGCGTCCTCCTACTGGAACGCCAACCGGCCGGCCTCCGACAGCGAGTACTGGCCGCACGACGAGTACGGCATCGACACGGACCTCGCGCTCGCGGACTACTGGGCGAGCCTCTACGGCTACGAACCGAGCGGCGAGGGCGAGCCGCCGTTCACCGTCTCGGTCGCACTGTCCCACTCCGGCACCGGCGTCGAGAAGGTCCGCGACGGCCAGCTCGACCTCGGTAACTCCTCGGGCAACGTCGAGGACGAACTGCCGGACCGCGAGTCGTACGACGACTTCGTCGACCACGTCGTCGGCGTCGACGGCCAGCCGCTCGTCGTCTCTCAAGAGATCGCCGACGCCGGCGTCGAGCAGATCACCGGCGACCAGCTGAAGGACCTCTACAAGGGTCGCATCAGCAACTGGAGCGAACTCGGCGGTCCGGACCGCGAGATTCAGGTCCTCGGCCGCGTCAAGGGCTCCGGCACACGCACCTCCTTCGTCGCCAACGTCTTCGGCAACCCCGAGGAGGACACGACGGTCGCCAACCGCTACGGGCAGAACCAGCGGCTCGCGCAGGCCATCGCACAGGCCGACAACGCGATCAGCTACCTCGCGCTCGCGTTCCTCGACACCGACGGCGTCTCGCCCATCGCGCTGGAGTGGGAGGGCACCACCTACGCCTACGGCGACGACGAGAACGGGCTGGACTCGACCGACTACCCGCTCTCGCGTGACCTGCACATGTACTCGTGGCAGGGTACCTCCAACAAGGAGGCCGCCTTCCTCAACATGATCTTCTCCGAGTTCGGCCAGGAACGCTTCGTCGCGCCGAACAACTACTTCACCCTCGGTGCACGGCGACTCGAAGAGGAGCGCGCGAAGCTCCCCGACCAGGTCTGA